In Meleagris gallopavo isolate NT-WF06-2002-E0010 breed Aviagen turkey brand Nicholas breeding stock chromosome 2, Turkey_5.1, whole genome shotgun sequence, the following are encoded in one genomic region:
- the IRF2BP2 gene encoding interferon regulatory factor 2-binding protein 2 → ADGGAACGAGADGAGCLCVFWWVRTFRWPRVSLVPCGGAWPPSHPSPALLCLLGARAARKRKPSPEPEGEAGPPKMNGEAQPWLPASSEGMKMPLTATSFMSPPPPTASPHSNRTTPPEAAQNGQSPMAALILVADNAGGNHASKEANQVHSTTRRNSSSPPSPSAMNQRRLGPGREVPGQGGSAAGGLEPVHPASLPDSSLAASVPLCCTLCHERLEDTHFVQCPSVPSHKFCFPCSRQSIKQQGASGEVYCPSGEKCPLVGSNVPWAFMQGEIATILAGDVKVKKERDS, encoded by the coding sequence GCGGACGGAGGGGCCGCGTGCGGGGCCGGGGCGGACGGGGCTGGGTGTCTGTGCGTGTTTTGGTGGGTTCGCACGTTTCGCTGGCCGCGCGTCTCGTTGGTGCCTTGCGGCGGTGCGTGGCCGCCTTCTCACCCCTCTCCCGCTCTCCTTTGCCTTCTAGGGGCCCGCGCAGCCCGGAAGAGGAAGCCGTCCCCCGAGCCGGAGGGCGAGGCGGGACCCCCGAAGATGAACGGGGAGGCGCAGCCCTGGCTCCCGGCCTCGTCCGAAGGGATGAAGATGCCGCTGACGGCCACCTCCTTCATGTCGCCCCCGCCGCCTACCGCCTCGCCCCACTCCAACCGGACCACGCCGCCCGAGGCGGCCCAGAACGGCCAGTCCCCCATGGCCGCGCTCATTTTGGTGGCGGACAATGCCGGGGGCAACCACGCCTCCAAGGAGGCCAACCAGGTCCACTCCACCACCaggaggaacagcagcagcccccCCTCGCCCTCCGCCATGAACCAAAGAAGGCTGGGCCCCGGCAGGGAAGTGCCGGGCCAGGGGGGCAGCGCGGCGGGCGGGCTGGAGCCCGTGCACCCCGCCAGCCTGCCGGACTCATCCCTCGCCGCCAGCGTCCCCTTGTGCTGTACCCTGTGCCACGAGCGCCTGGAAGACACCCACTTCGTGCAGTGCCCTTCGGTCCCGTCCCACAAGTTCTGCTTCCCCTGCTCCCGGCAGAGCATCAAACAGCAGGGGGCCAGCGGGGAGGTGTACTGCCCCAGCGGGGAGAAGTGCCCGCTGGTCGGCTCCAACGTGCCCTGGGCCTTCATGCAGGGGGAGATCGCCACCATCCTGGCCGGGGATGTGAAAGtgaaaaaggagagagactCGTGA